In Corynebacterium aquilae DSM 44791, the genomic stretch ACGCCACAAACAGCGGCCAGGAACCGCGGGCACGACCACCCGCGCCGGCTGCAGGCGGGGACGCAGGACTATCAGGGAATCCATCATCCGTTGTCACAGGGGCAATCTCAGACATGAGTCTTAGGGTAGTGCCGAATAGGTTCCGTGGGGTAAACTGAGCGTTCGCTGCCACCGCCACAGGTGACGGCGACTTTTCATGTTTTCATGAAAACACTCAAGCCCCCTTAGCTCAGTGGATTAGAGCAACCGGCTTCTACCCGGCAGGTCGCAGGTTCGAATCCTGCAGGGGGCGCAACCACACGCGTGCCCGACCCCACCACCAGGGGGCGGGCACATTTGTCATATAACCCCCACCCCCACAGCACTGACCCCCACAGCACAAACCTCCACAGCACCCAGCCCGCCACCCACCACCCACCACGGCTGCTATCACGGGGCAAACCCGCCCACGGCAGGTAGGGTTAAAAACCAACCACGCTGCCGACTACCTGCAGGAGAAACCCCACATGGCACTGCCCACACCCCGCGAACACGCCTACGCCATCATCACCGGCGCCAGCCAAGGCATCGGCGAAGCCATGGCCCGCGACCTAGCCAGCATGGGACACAACGTCATCCTCGTCGCCCGCCGCAAAGACATCCTGGACACCCTCGCCGAAGAACTCGCCAGCACCTACGGTGTCACCGCCGAAGCCTTCCCCTGCGACCTCGCCAACAAAGACGAACGCGCACGACTGATCGAAAAAATCCACCACACCCACGTCAGCATCCTCATCAACTCCGCCGGCATCGCCTCCTTCGGCCCCTTCCTCAACCAAAACTGGGACTACGAAACCACCCAATACGAACTCAACGGCACCGCCGTGTTCGAACTCACCCACGCCGTACTCCCCCAAATGGTTGAACGCGGCGAAGGCGTCCTCTGCAACGTCGGCTCCGCCGCCGGCGACATCCCCATCCCCAACAACGCCACCTACGTGTTCACCAAAGCCGGCGTCAACACCTTCACCGAAGCCCTGCACTACGAACTCAAAGGCACCGGCGTGCACTGCACCCTCCTCTCCCCCGGCCCCGTCCGCGAAGCCGTCATCCCGGAGGAAGAACAAAGCATCGTCGAC encodes the following:
- the cmrA gene encoding mycolate reductase (Catalyzes the final step in mycolic acid biosynthesis.), giving the protein MALPTPREHAYAIITGASQGIGEAMARDLASMGHNVILVARRKDILDTLAEELASTYGVTAEAFPCDLANKDERARLIEKIHHTHVSILINSAGIASFGPFLNQNWDYETTQYELNGTAVFELTHAVLPQMVERGEGVLCNVGSAAGDIPIPNNATYVFTKAGVNTFTEALHYELKGTGVHCTLLSPGPVREAVIPEEEQSIVDKVVPDFLWTTYESCSKETLNAMAANKRRVIPGPLSKVGAAIGAVLPTAVISPIIGKFYAKMGN